The following proteins come from a genomic window of Lolium rigidum isolate FL_2022 chromosome 5, APGP_CSIRO_Lrig_0.1, whole genome shotgun sequence:
- the LOC124653903 gene encoding regulatory-associated protein of TOR 1 isoform X2: MALGDLMASRLVHSSSSSSSSSLPTPSPAAAAAVTLQPDRDLPAANGPDPLLPAEREEEEDDGRAVGLVACLPQTVVLCEQRHDGFDEAAAAAAGPSTSGPVSKWRPKDRMKTGCVALVLCLNISVDPPDVIKISPCARMECWIDPFSMAPPKALETIGKTLHSQYERWQPKARYKLQLDPTVEEVKKLCNTCRKYARSERVLFHYNGHGVPKPTANGEIWVFNKSYTQYIPLPITDLDSWLKTPSIYVFDCSAAGMIVKAFLERLDWSSSSSTSSKDCILLAACESHQTLPQSAEYPADVFTACLTTPIKMALHWFCNRSLLRGSLDHSLIDQIPGRQNDRKTLLGELNWIFTAITDTIAWNVLPHELFQRLFRQDLLVASLFRNFLLAERIMRSANCSPITYPMLPPTHQHHMWDAWDMAAEICLSKLPQLIADPNAEFQPSPFFTEQLTAFEVWLDHGSKDKKPPEQLPIVLQVLLSQSHRFRALVLLGRFLDMGPWAVDLALSVGIFPYVLKLLQTSAMELRQILVFIWTKILSLDKSCQVDLVKDGGHAYFIRFLDSLDAYPEQRAMAAFVLAVIVDGHRRGQEACMNAGLIDVCLRHLQPENPHDAQTEPLLLQWLCLCLGKLWEDFPEAQLLGLQSNAPEIVICLLAEPQPEVRASAVFALGNLLDIGSSSMNGGDDDSDDDEKARAEINVVRSLLQLSSDGSPLVRAEVSVALTRFALGHNKHLKIVAAEYWRPQTNSLLKSLPSLANINNPSNVYSPSNFLQGSSGLSSHIGPVLRVGSDNSATGRDGRISTSSPIATNSIMHGSPQSDDSSQHSDSGILLRENASNGGLNYTRSRPIIDSGIYSQFISTMCSVAKDPYPRIASIGRRALSHVGVEQVVMRNRFGSGGAGETSAPSSNIGMARSSSWFDMNSANFSMAFRTPPVSPPQHDYLTGLRRVCSMEFRPHLLNSPDGLADPVLSSAAAPSTSELNILPQSTIYNWSCGHFSRPLLNNSDDNGEASARREERERIAMDCIGKCQRSSCKMTSQIASWDTRFELGTKSALLLPFAPIVVAADENEQIRVWNYDDALPVNTFENHKLSERGLSKLLLINELDESLLLVGSSDGNVRIWRNYTQKGGQQLVTAFSSVQGHRAVGRSAVIDWQQQSGYLYASGDMSSIFVWDLDKEQLLHTIQSSADSGISALSASQVRPGQFAAGFIDASVRIFDVRTPDRLVYMARPHSPRTEKVVGIGFQPGFDPYKIVSASQAGDIQFLDIRRAAEPYLTIEAHRGSLTALAVHRHAPVIASGSAKQMIKVFSLEGEQLTIIRYQPSFMGQRIGSVNCLSFHPYKSLLAAGAGDNALVSIYAEDNYQVR, translated from the exons ATGGCATTGGGAGATCTCATGGCGTCCAGGCTCgtgcactcctcctcctcgtcctcctcgtcctcgctccCCACGCCCTccccggcggcggccgcggcggtcaCCCTCCAGCCCGACCGCGACCTCCCCGCCGCCAACGGCCCGGACCCGCTGCTCCCTgccgagcgggaggaggaggaggatgacgggagGGCCGTGGGCCTCGTCGCCTGCCTGCCGCAGACCGTGGTTCTCTGCGAGCAGCGCCACGACGGCTTCGAtgaggccgctgccgccgccgccgggccctCCACCAGCGGGCCCGTCTCCAAGTGGCGCCCAAAGGACCGG ATGAAGACTGGATGTGTTGCACTCGTATTATGCTTAAACATTAGTGTTGATCCACCGGATGTAATTAAAATTTCCCCTTGTGCAAGAATGGAGTGTTGGATAG ATCCATTTTCTATGGCACCTCCCAAAGCGCTTGAAACTATTGGAAAAACATTACACTCACAGTATGAGCGATGGCAGCCTAAG GCTCGTTATAAGCTTCAGCTGGATCCCACAGTCGAAGAAGTAAAGAAGCTTTGTAATACTTGCCGCAAATATGCCAGATCAGAGAGAGTTCTTTTTCATTACAATGGTCATGGCGTACCAAAGCCTACAGCCAATGGGGAGATTTGGGTGTTTAACAAG AGTTACACACAGTATATCCCTCTTCCGATTACTGATCTTGATTCATGGCTGAAAACACCATCGATTTATGTTTTCGACTGCTCAGCAGCTGGAATGATTGTCAAAGCTTTTCTTGAG CGCCTAGACTGGAGTTCAAGCTCTTCTACATCTTCGAAGGATTGCATTCTCCTTGCTGCCTGCGAGTCACATCAAACTCTTCCACAGAGTGCAGAATATCCTGCTGATGTGTTTACAGCTTGCCTGACCACACCCATCAAAATGGCGTTGCACtg GTTTTGTAATCGATCATTACTCCGTGGTTCTCTGGATCACTCTCTTATTGACCAAATTCCTGGAAGGCAAAATGACCGTAAAACACTCCTGGGGGAGTTGAACTGGATTTTCACTGCTATTACAGATACTATTGCATGGAATGTTCTTCCTCATG AACTATTCCAAAGGCTTTTCAGGCAGGATCTTTTGGTCGCTAGTCTTTTCCGCAACTTCCTACTTGCTGAGAGAATCATGCGGTCTGCAAACTGTTCTCCAATTACATACCCAATGTTGCCACCAACACATCAACACCACATGTG GGATGCATGGGACATGGCTGCGGAGATCTGCCTTTCCAAGCTTCCTCAATTGATTGCTGATCCTAACGCAGAGTTTCAG CCGAGCCCATTTTTCACGGAACAATTGACAGCATTTGAAGTGTGGCTTGATCATGGCTCGAAGGATAAGAAACCACCTGAACAATTACCCATTGTTCTTCAG GTCCTGCTTAGTCAATCACACAGATTTAGAGCGCTCGTTCTTCTCGgaagatttcttgacatgggaccGTGGGCAGTTGATTTG GCCTTGTCTGTTGGTATCTTCCCTTACGTGCTCAAACTTCTTCAAACAAGTGCGATGGAGTTGCGTCAAATTCTTGTGTTCATATGGACAAAAATTCTCTCTCTTGATAAG TCATGCCAGGTTGATTTGGTGAAAGATGGAgggcatgcatattttatcaggtTTCTCGACAGTTTGGATGCTTACCCAGAGCAGCGTGCCATGGCTGCTTTTGTTTTAGCAGTTATTGTGGATGGGCATAGGAGGGGTCAAGAGGCTTGTATGAATGCAGGTCTTATAGATGTTTGCCTGAGACATCTGCAACCTGAGAAtcctcatgatgcacaaacagaGCCTTTGCTTTTGCAATGGCTTTGTTTATGCCTTGGCAAACTGTGGGAGGATTTTCCTGAGGCTCAGTTACTTGGTCTACAATCAAATGCACCAGAAATTGTTATATGTTTATTGGCCGAGCCTCAACCTGAG GTTAGAGCCTCTGCTGTTTTTGCTCTTGGAAATCTCTTGGATATTGGATCTTCATCAATGAATGGAGGTgatgatgactctgatgatgATGAAAAGGCGAGGGCTGAAATAAATGTTGTTCGGAGCCTTCTGCAACTTTCTTCAGATGGTAGCCCTCTTGTTAGAGCTGAGGTGTCTGTAG CTCTTACCCGCTTTGCGTTGGGCCACAACAAACATCTCAAAATTGTTGCTGCGGAGTACTGGAGACCTCAAACCAATTCACTACTAAAGTCATTACCATCATTGGCCAATATTAATAACCCAAGCAATGTTTACAGTCCCAGCAACTTTCTGCAAGGCAGCAGTGGTCTCTCTTCTCATATTGGTCCTGTGTTAAGGGTTGGTAGTGATAACAGTGCCACGGGCCGTGATGGGAGAATTTCTACGAGCAGCCCGATCGCGACAAACAGCATCATGCATGGGTCTCCCCAGTCAGACGATTCTTCTCAGCACTCTGATTCAGGCATATTGCTTAGGGAGAATGCAAGTAACGGCGGTCTCAACTACACCAGGTCAAGGCCTATTATTGATAGTGGAATTTATTCTCAATTTATTTCGACTATGTGCTCTGTTGCTAAAGACCCTTATCCAAGAATTGCAAGTATTGGCCGGAGAGCACTATCCCACGTAGGGGTCGAGCAAGTGGTCATGAGAAATAGATTTGGCAGTGGGGGTGCAGGCGAGACATCTGCTCCTTCATCAAACATTGGAATGGCACGTTCTTCTTCCTGGTTTGACATGAACTCTG CAAATTTCTCAATGGCATTTAGGACTCCTCCTGTTAGCCCCCCTCAGCATGATTACCTTACAGGGCTGCGCCGCGTGTGTTCTATGGAGTTTAGACCACACCTCTTGAATTCCCCTGATGGCTTAGCTGATCCGGTCTTAAGCTCTGCTGCAGCGCCCAGTACCAGTGAGCTTAATATACTTCCCCAATCAACAATTTATAACTGGAGTTGTGGCCACTTCTCTAGGCCACTTCTAAATAATTCTGATGATAACGGGGAAGCAAGTGCTAGAAGAGAAGAGCGGGAACGAATTGCAATGGATTGCATTGGAAAATGTCAGCGTTCCT CATGCAAGATGACCAGCCAAATTGCTAGTTGGGATACAAGGTTTGAGCTGGGTACAAAATCAGCATTGCTGttgccttttgcaccaatcgttgTTGCAGCTGATGAGAACGAGCAAATAAG AGTGTGGAACTATGACGATGCTCTACCAGTGAATACTTTTGAAAACCACAAGTTATCTGAGAGAGGTCTATCAAAACTTTTGCTTatcaatgagcttgatgaaagctTGCTTTTAGTTGGCTCAA GTGATGGAAATGTCCGTATATGGAGAAACTATACCCAAAAGGGTGGACAGCAACTTGTAACTGCTTTCTCATCAGTTCAGGGCCATCGAGCTGTTGGACGCAGTGCTGTTATTGACTGGCAACAGCAATCTGGTTATCTG TATGCATCTGGTGACATGTCTTCCATCTTTGTATGGGATCTTGACAAGGAGCaacttctccacaccatacaATCATCTGCTGACAGCGGCATTTCAGCTCTG TCTGCATCTCAAGTTCGACCCGGTCAATTTGCTGCCGGTTTTATTGACGCATCCGTGAGAATATTTGATGTTCGTACTCCCGACAG GTTAGTTTATATGGCAAGACCACATTCCCCAAGAACTGAAAAGGTTGTCGGTATAGGATTTCAGCCTGGATTTGATCCATACAAG ATTGTAAGCGCATCTCAAGCTGGAGACATTCAGTTTCTTGATATTAGAAGGGCAGCTGAACCCTACCTCACTATTGAAGCTCACAGGGGTTCATTAACTGCATTAGCTGTTCATAGACATGCCCCGGTCATTGCAAGTGGCTCAGCTAAGCAGATGATTAAAGTGTTCAGTCTTGAAGGAGAACAATTAACGATCATTCGCTACCAGCCATCTTTTATGGGCCAAAGAATAGGCAGTGTAAACTGCCTTTCTTTCCATCCGTACAAATCTCTCCTGGCTGCTGGTGCTGGTGATAATGCTCTGGTCTCTATCTATGCTGAGGACAATTATCAAGTAAGATGA
- the LOC124653903 gene encoding regulatory-associated protein of TOR 1 isoform X1, which translates to MALGDLMASRLVHSSSSSSSSSLPTPSPAAAAAVTLQPDRDLPAANGPDPLLPAEREEEEDDGRAVGLVACLPQTVVLCEQRHDGFDEAAAAAAGPSTSGPVSKWRPKDRMKTGCVALVLCLNISVDPPDVIKISPCARMECWIDPFSMAPPKALETIGKTLHSQYERWQPKARYKLQLDPTVEEVKKLCNTCRKYARSERVLFHYNGHGVPKPTANGEIWVFNKSYTQYIPLPITDLDSWLKTPSIYVFDCSAAGMIVKAFLERLDWSSSSSTSSKDCILLAACESHQTLPQSAEYPADVFTACLTTPIKMALHWFCNRSLLRGSLDHSLIDQIPGRQNDRKTLLGELNWIFTAITDTIAWNVLPHELFQRLFRQDLLVASLFRNFLLAERIMRSANCSPITYPMLPPTHQHHMWDAWDMAAEICLSKLPQLIADPNAEFQPSPFFTEQLTAFEVWLDHGSKDKKPPEQLPIVLQVLLSQSHRFRALVLLGRFLDMGPWAVDLALSVGIFPYVLKLLQTSAMELRQILVFIWTKILSLDKSCQVDLVKDGGHAYFIRFLDSLDAYPEQRAMAAFVLAVIVDGHRRGQEACMNAGLIDVCLRHLQPENPHDAQTEPLLLQWLCLCLGKLWEDFPEAQLLGLQSNAPEIVICLLAEPQPEVRASAVFALGNLLDIGSSSMNGGDDDSDDDEKARAEINVVRSLLQLSSDGSPLVRAEVSVALTRFALGHNKHLKIVAAEYWRPQTNSLLKSLPSLANINNPSNVYSPSNFLQGSSGLSSHIGPVLRVGSDNSATGRDGRISTSSPIATNSIMHGSPQSDDSSQHSDSGILLRENASNGGLNYTRSRPIIDSGIYSQFISTMCSVAKDPYPRIASIGRRALSHVGVEQVVMRNRFGSGGAGETSAPSSNIGMARSSSWFDMNSANFSMAFRTPPVSPPQHDYLTGLRRVCSMEFRPHLLNSPDGLADPVLSSAAAPSTSELNILPQSTIYNWSCGHFSRPLLNNSDDNGEASARREERERIAMDCIGKCQRSSACKMTSQIASWDTRFELGTKSALLLPFAPIVVAADENEQIRVWNYDDALPVNTFENHKLSERGLSKLLLINELDESLLLVGSSDGNVRIWRNYTQKGGQQLVTAFSSVQGHRAVGRSAVIDWQQQSGYLYASGDMSSIFVWDLDKEQLLHTIQSSADSGISALSASQVRPGQFAAGFIDASVRIFDVRTPDRLVYMARPHSPRTEKVVGIGFQPGFDPYKIVSASQAGDIQFLDIRRAAEPYLTIEAHRGSLTALAVHRHAPVIASGSAKQMIKVFSLEGEQLTIIRYQPSFMGQRIGSVNCLSFHPYKSLLAAGAGDNALVSIYAEDNYQVR; encoded by the exons ATGGCATTGGGAGATCTCATGGCGTCCAGGCTCgtgcactcctcctcctcgtcctcctcgtcctcgctccCCACGCCCTccccggcggcggccgcggcggtcaCCCTCCAGCCCGACCGCGACCTCCCCGCCGCCAACGGCCCGGACCCGCTGCTCCCTgccgagcgggaggaggaggaggatgacgggagGGCCGTGGGCCTCGTCGCCTGCCTGCCGCAGACCGTGGTTCTCTGCGAGCAGCGCCACGACGGCTTCGAtgaggccgctgccgccgccgccgggccctCCACCAGCGGGCCCGTCTCCAAGTGGCGCCCAAAGGACCGG ATGAAGACTGGATGTGTTGCACTCGTATTATGCTTAAACATTAGTGTTGATCCACCGGATGTAATTAAAATTTCCCCTTGTGCAAGAATGGAGTGTTGGATAG ATCCATTTTCTATGGCACCTCCCAAAGCGCTTGAAACTATTGGAAAAACATTACACTCACAGTATGAGCGATGGCAGCCTAAG GCTCGTTATAAGCTTCAGCTGGATCCCACAGTCGAAGAAGTAAAGAAGCTTTGTAATACTTGCCGCAAATATGCCAGATCAGAGAGAGTTCTTTTTCATTACAATGGTCATGGCGTACCAAAGCCTACAGCCAATGGGGAGATTTGGGTGTTTAACAAG AGTTACACACAGTATATCCCTCTTCCGATTACTGATCTTGATTCATGGCTGAAAACACCATCGATTTATGTTTTCGACTGCTCAGCAGCTGGAATGATTGTCAAAGCTTTTCTTGAG CGCCTAGACTGGAGTTCAAGCTCTTCTACATCTTCGAAGGATTGCATTCTCCTTGCTGCCTGCGAGTCACATCAAACTCTTCCACAGAGTGCAGAATATCCTGCTGATGTGTTTACAGCTTGCCTGACCACACCCATCAAAATGGCGTTGCACtg GTTTTGTAATCGATCATTACTCCGTGGTTCTCTGGATCACTCTCTTATTGACCAAATTCCTGGAAGGCAAAATGACCGTAAAACACTCCTGGGGGAGTTGAACTGGATTTTCACTGCTATTACAGATACTATTGCATGGAATGTTCTTCCTCATG AACTATTCCAAAGGCTTTTCAGGCAGGATCTTTTGGTCGCTAGTCTTTTCCGCAACTTCCTACTTGCTGAGAGAATCATGCGGTCTGCAAACTGTTCTCCAATTACATACCCAATGTTGCCACCAACACATCAACACCACATGTG GGATGCATGGGACATGGCTGCGGAGATCTGCCTTTCCAAGCTTCCTCAATTGATTGCTGATCCTAACGCAGAGTTTCAG CCGAGCCCATTTTTCACGGAACAATTGACAGCATTTGAAGTGTGGCTTGATCATGGCTCGAAGGATAAGAAACCACCTGAACAATTACCCATTGTTCTTCAG GTCCTGCTTAGTCAATCACACAGATTTAGAGCGCTCGTTCTTCTCGgaagatttcttgacatgggaccGTGGGCAGTTGATTTG GCCTTGTCTGTTGGTATCTTCCCTTACGTGCTCAAACTTCTTCAAACAAGTGCGATGGAGTTGCGTCAAATTCTTGTGTTCATATGGACAAAAATTCTCTCTCTTGATAAG TCATGCCAGGTTGATTTGGTGAAAGATGGAgggcatgcatattttatcaggtTTCTCGACAGTTTGGATGCTTACCCAGAGCAGCGTGCCATGGCTGCTTTTGTTTTAGCAGTTATTGTGGATGGGCATAGGAGGGGTCAAGAGGCTTGTATGAATGCAGGTCTTATAGATGTTTGCCTGAGACATCTGCAACCTGAGAAtcctcatgatgcacaaacagaGCCTTTGCTTTTGCAATGGCTTTGTTTATGCCTTGGCAAACTGTGGGAGGATTTTCCTGAGGCTCAGTTACTTGGTCTACAATCAAATGCACCAGAAATTGTTATATGTTTATTGGCCGAGCCTCAACCTGAG GTTAGAGCCTCTGCTGTTTTTGCTCTTGGAAATCTCTTGGATATTGGATCTTCATCAATGAATGGAGGTgatgatgactctgatgatgATGAAAAGGCGAGGGCTGAAATAAATGTTGTTCGGAGCCTTCTGCAACTTTCTTCAGATGGTAGCCCTCTTGTTAGAGCTGAGGTGTCTGTAG CTCTTACCCGCTTTGCGTTGGGCCACAACAAACATCTCAAAATTGTTGCTGCGGAGTACTGGAGACCTCAAACCAATTCACTACTAAAGTCATTACCATCATTGGCCAATATTAATAACCCAAGCAATGTTTACAGTCCCAGCAACTTTCTGCAAGGCAGCAGTGGTCTCTCTTCTCATATTGGTCCTGTGTTAAGGGTTGGTAGTGATAACAGTGCCACGGGCCGTGATGGGAGAATTTCTACGAGCAGCCCGATCGCGACAAACAGCATCATGCATGGGTCTCCCCAGTCAGACGATTCTTCTCAGCACTCTGATTCAGGCATATTGCTTAGGGAGAATGCAAGTAACGGCGGTCTCAACTACACCAGGTCAAGGCCTATTATTGATAGTGGAATTTATTCTCAATTTATTTCGACTATGTGCTCTGTTGCTAAAGACCCTTATCCAAGAATTGCAAGTATTGGCCGGAGAGCACTATCCCACGTAGGGGTCGAGCAAGTGGTCATGAGAAATAGATTTGGCAGTGGGGGTGCAGGCGAGACATCTGCTCCTTCATCAAACATTGGAATGGCACGTTCTTCTTCCTGGTTTGACATGAACTCTG CAAATTTCTCAATGGCATTTAGGACTCCTCCTGTTAGCCCCCCTCAGCATGATTACCTTACAGGGCTGCGCCGCGTGTGTTCTATGGAGTTTAGACCACACCTCTTGAATTCCCCTGATGGCTTAGCTGATCCGGTCTTAAGCTCTGCTGCAGCGCCCAGTACCAGTGAGCTTAATATACTTCCCCAATCAACAATTTATAACTGGAGTTGTGGCCACTTCTCTAGGCCACTTCTAAATAATTCTGATGATAACGGGGAAGCAAGTGCTAGAAGAGAAGAGCGGGAACGAATTGCAATGGATTGCATTGGAAAATGTCAGCGTTCCT CAGCATGCAAGATGACCAGCCAAATTGCTAGTTGGGATACAAGGTTTGAGCTGGGTACAAAATCAGCATTGCTGttgccttttgcaccaatcgttgTTGCAGCTGATGAGAACGAGCAAATAAG AGTGTGGAACTATGACGATGCTCTACCAGTGAATACTTTTGAAAACCACAAGTTATCTGAGAGAGGTCTATCAAAACTTTTGCTTatcaatgagcttgatgaaagctTGCTTTTAGTTGGCTCAA GTGATGGAAATGTCCGTATATGGAGAAACTATACCCAAAAGGGTGGACAGCAACTTGTAACTGCTTTCTCATCAGTTCAGGGCCATCGAGCTGTTGGACGCAGTGCTGTTATTGACTGGCAACAGCAATCTGGTTATCTG TATGCATCTGGTGACATGTCTTCCATCTTTGTATGGGATCTTGACAAGGAGCaacttctccacaccatacaATCATCTGCTGACAGCGGCATTTCAGCTCTG TCTGCATCTCAAGTTCGACCCGGTCAATTTGCTGCCGGTTTTATTGACGCATCCGTGAGAATATTTGATGTTCGTACTCCCGACAG GTTAGTTTATATGGCAAGACCACATTCCCCAAGAACTGAAAAGGTTGTCGGTATAGGATTTCAGCCTGGATTTGATCCATACAAG ATTGTAAGCGCATCTCAAGCTGGAGACATTCAGTTTCTTGATATTAGAAGGGCAGCTGAACCCTACCTCACTATTGAAGCTCACAGGGGTTCATTAACTGCATTAGCTGTTCATAGACATGCCCCGGTCATTGCAAGTGGCTCAGCTAAGCAGATGATTAAAGTGTTCAGTCTTGAAGGAGAACAATTAACGATCATTCGCTACCAGCCATCTTTTATGGGCCAAAGAATAGGCAGTGTAAACTGCCTTTCTTTCCATCCGTACAAATCTCTCCTGGCTGCTGGTGCTGGTGATAATGCTCTGGTCTCTATCTATGCTGAGGACAATTATCAAGTAAGATGA